CAACTGCTTCTTCATTGCTAAGGTGTATCCATAGCCAAGGAGAAGCAAATATAATGAATTCATCCCCAGGGAGAAGAAGTTCATGGTTGACTAGGGCCGGTTCCTTCAAAATGAACGGCTTATTAAACGGTGGTCCCACCCTAGATCTTTCCGGCAAATTAGGCCGTCTGTCTGATGAACTCCGAGCTATTCAGGTAAGCATCACTGATTGATCTTGTAGTCTGAGATTGAACAAGATAATATGACATGAACTTGAGCAGTCTTAACTCGTTTCTGTATATCTAGGGGAAAGTAGTAACTAAATTTGATGACTTTGAGCTTTAATTTCTCACCGGAATGAGGTCCTTCACACGCCAGGAGTAATCATTGTATCGGAGGATGCTGTGATAGCGCGGATGCAGCGTTTTTACCTCCTGCTGGACAGATGGCAGATTTGCGTTTTGGTCGGCCGATAATGTGATGGCTTGGACATGTCGTTTTTTCCTAGCCAATCGCTTCAGGACCAATGGGACGCTTCTTTTGGGCCTAGGCAGTTGCAACGTATACCCGTCCTCCAATCACGACGCCCACCAAACAGCACGACTGCGCAGACAATAAATTTGGCCAAGCTTCCCAATGCTTCTTAACTAACTGAAGATACTGTTGATCTAAtgccaaaaatgataaatcaagaACACCACCTCACATTTCTCCAACACGGGACGTTAATCCTGCATCATGTGAGTAAAAAACATAGGAATTAGCAGTACCTATCAACATAGATTTTGTATTATTGAATCTCAATCACAATAATTGACCAGTAAAGAGTAATGCTAGAATCCTGTTCAAGTAGATTGAAACCATTGAAAAAAGACTGAAATCATATAGTATTCTCACAACTATCAAACCATCTTTTACTATTCCCACAAAACATATATGCACATATATCTGTTTGAACAACAAGAGTGACAAGAAAATCACATTCTGCCAAAGATAAAACAGATGCTAATTCAAGAGCAAACTTACTTTTCACAATTTCAAACAGATGGTCTTTTATAAACTCAGAAGCATCAGGTCCACCACGACTGTCGTAGAGTCCAACGAATGTACCATTATGGCCTGATGGATGCAACCTCATTGACCCTGACTCAAGCTGGCTATGGCCTTCCACTATGAGCTTAGATTTAATAGCCGCCATAGAGAATAAGAAATCAGCAGTGCATTATCCTCCTAATCCCACAACCAAACGCACAAAATGCAAAAACTCACCGAGAAATAGGGTAGATTAAAATCTAAAAACGCAGAAATGTACCTGGAATCAGAGGTTTTCACGAATTCCGGAGATTTTCCCCTTCCGTAAAGAAATGGAAAGAGTATCCGCCTCCTTCCTACTTCTTGTCTGCTATAATACTCATGCGGGAAAGGGATTAATCAAGAGAGGGAGTGTTAGCGAGAGAGGAATGCAGAGCTTTGGCAGCGGTTTGCATAACCCCTTCTTAATAAAGCATTAAAAATTCAGAGTTGTCAATTTCAATGTTACCTTGATCTTGTTGTGTACTATTAATCCCTACCCCTTGAAGCTGGTATGGATCATGGCTATTGACTGTGCCTGCTACTTCCATAATTTGTAGAGATGTAACATCTGTTTTGTTACTTGTTATTTCAACTGAGGTCATAATTTCAAGTGCTATGTGTTAGTACTACATTGTAGAGGATTAAGGTAACCCTCTTGCAAATTTACTTGTATTTGTTACACTCACTATGTGGCTatgtcttttatttttaattagtacTACAATACTCCACTTCTTGGTaattggtatgatggaatggaatgaaatgacAATTTCTTTGCATTATATCAAGcaaatgaatggaatggatgTATGAATCACATTCCATTCCACCATGAAGATGACCTAATACATATTGGGTGAACAAGTGCTCTGTGGCATAATACATCAACCAGCAGAAAATCCATATGGTAATAGGGCAGTAAGTTGTAACTATTACAGAATATGCTCAGTTTCATATGCCACTCAGTTATGCCATAATCACTAACTTGTACTTATATCAAGTTTGAGGAAAGAAAAATGCGAATTCAATAGTGAGTCTCGTATCTTCTTCTTGAGAAGCGGCCAGGTTTGGGACTTGGTGATGACGGTAGGGGGCTGGCTGGTGCTAGCTTCACCAATATGGGGCTGGCTCCTGTGACTAGCTCCATCGGTACTACTGCTGCTAGCTTCGCCGGTATGGAGTTGGCTGGTGCTAGCTTCACCTGTATGTTGCTGGCTGCTGCTAACTTCATAAGCTTTTAGGGAGAGATGGCTGCATCTGCCGCCACTGATCAATTTGTGATCTAGGAAGAGAACTATAACCGAGATGTCGTCATGGATCAATTTCCTCTTTTCAATTTGTGTATATATAGAGGAAAGTTGTAAccaaatttgatgattttgagATTGAACTTCTCACCAGAAGGATGCCCTTGACACGGTAGATGTCATTAGGGTGATCATATTCCGAAATCCTGGGATCGTGAGGATGCAGCTCCATTAACTCCCGCCGGACAtatggcagatttgcgcagtggTCAGTCAATAATGGGATGGCTTGGATGTGTCGCTTGAGCATGGGCCGCCTATATGGATAGTAATCCAGATGCGAATGGACGAGTGGTCTGAGCTCTAGGGGTGGGGAGTATGGTGGCCTGATTGATGGGATGCGTTGTTTTTGCCTAGACTCTTGGACCTTTCGTTTGAGCCTAGCCACTTGCTCCCGGACCAATTGGACGGGTGGTTTAGGCCTAGGCAGTTGCGCCAAGACCGCCCTAGAATCCCCGACATTTGCAACGTATACCCGTCCTCCTATTACGATGCCCACCAAACAGCTCGACCCCGCAGATAATAAATTTGGGAAAGCTACAGATTCATTCTGAACCAAGTGAGTATACTGTTCATCTACtgccaaaaatgataaatcaagaACATCACTTGACATTTCTCCAAGATCCGACGTTAATCCTGCATCACGTGAGTAACGACGGAATTAGCATTACTATCAGCATAGATTGTGTATGAATTATGATTGAATCCCAATTCACAATAATCTACTAGTAAATAGTAATGCTAGAATTCTGTTCAAGTAGATTGAAACCATCTTCAACTATTACCATAAAACATATATCCACTTGAACTAAAAGAGTAATAGGAATAATAGCATTCTGCCTAAGATAAAACAGATGCTAAAACTACAAGAGTAATCACATTCTGCCTAAGATAATACAAATGCTAAAACAAGAACTAAAAAACCTACTTTTCACAATTTCAAATAGCTGGTTTTTTATAAACTCGGAAGCATTGGGACCACCACCATGACCGTCGTAGATTCCAACGAATGTACCATAAGGGCCTGATGGATGCAAGCTCGTTGACCCCGACTCAACCTGGCTATGGCCGTGTACTTTATGATCGGATTTAATAGCCGCCATAGAGAACTCCCCCCATTGATGGCGCCTGAGCCTGATTTCCGAATACTCAATATTGTTCACAGACTGCTTGAAAAAGCTGGACAACATACTCCCCCTAATGCGTTATCCTACCTAAGCCAGCAATCTACATTCCATCAATCCATccaaaagaaaattatttcaataataaaaACATATGTCCCGATCCAAACCCCGAAACAACTCTACCAAGATAATTCCATAACGAAACAAATGTACTCGATCAAGCAGACGATGATGTAGAGGAACTGTACAAGATCGTGGGAAAGCTTTTCTATCATTATTCATCTCTaaaccacaaaaaaaatatgcaaaaactCACCAACCTATATTCTATCCAAGAAAAACTTGACTTTCCAAtcaaaaagaaaacacatgcGCAAAACAAGAATCAGTTGCTTTAACTAAACAATACAAGTAAATCGCAATCGCAATTAAAATCGAAAAAATGCAGAAACGTACCTGGAATCAGTAGAGAAAGGGAATGAGTATTGTTTGCTCGGGAAAAAGACTGATCGAGAAAGAGAAAGATAGTGATGCAGATAGAATTGGCCGCGGTTTGCATAACTAACTTTCAAATTTATTTACACTCTGCCCCCTTCTTAATCTGGAATTTCTTTTTCGCCCCAAAAAGCCGTTATTTTCCCCGCCTCACTattccttttattttaaattcacTCTCACTTACacgtaaataaataaataaagtaatcattttgtgtgttaataaaaaaatgatttaatcTTGTTTTGTGTTATGACCACTTTCTGATAAATGGAGTATCTTTAATTTGCATTTCTGAAAattcacactctctctctcacacacacacacgtaaaatattaaattaatgatattttatgttttaaagTTGAACATGAAAAAATGAATTGGTCATatgtaaaaaaaagtgaattaaTCTTGTTTTGTTTGTCTAATTAGGaatattttctaatattattttGCGTTTTCTCTTAAAAAACactcaattttataaaaaaaattactttggTCTAATTTGATCAACCCAAAAGAAAATCCACATTAATTCAATTGCTATAATCCATCCAAGAATCCTATAAACTAGCCAATCGTGCCGTTGCCACTAGCCATAATATGTTAAGTTTAAGTATAAAAACTTTTTGtgtactataattaattaatcccaaCCCCTTGAAGCTGGTATATATGGATCATGGCTATTGACTGTGGCTGCAACTGCCATAATTTGTAGAGACTAGAGAGGTAACATCTGTTTTCTTACTTGTTATTTCAACTGAGATTCTAATTTCAAGTACTACTTAAAGTGTAGAGGATTAAGGTATTTTTTAAGTGAACAAATTACTACTACTCACTGTGTTGTGTGGCTATGTCTTTTATTTTAACTATTCTCTTCTTCCTTGATTCATCAACAAataatggaatggaatgaaatgacAATTAATATGCATTTCCATAACTCAATTACATGagcattccattccattccattatAACAAGCAAATGAATGGAATGGAAGCATTAATCacattccattccatcatactAGAGGTTGGCATCTTGAGtaaaataacttttgagttgcTATAAACCTCCATCTCCCCTCTCAGGCTGTTGCACTTAATAACTTGGGGAAATGCAAAACTGCCACACAGATGACTATCATAGTGCTCTGTGGCCTAATACATCAACCAACAATTCATATGCCACTCAGTTGTGTATAATCACTAACATGTACTTATATCAAGTTTGAGGAAAGAGAAATGCCAATTCAACAGTGATTTCCTAACATTCAGACTACCTTGAGCTCAAGTCTCGTATCTTCTTCGTGAGAAGCCGGGCCAGGTTTTGGACTTGCTGATGGCGGTAGGGGTCTGGCTGATGCTAGCTTCACCAATATGGGGCTGGCTCCTGCTACTAGCTCGATCGGTACTGCTGCTATCTCCATCAGCATGTTGCTTGCTGGTGCTAGCTACACCAGTATGGAGTTGGCTGGTGCTAGCTTtacctttacctttatgttgCTGGCTGGTGCTAGCTCCACCAGTATCAGGCTGGCTGCTGCTAGCTTtacctttacctttatgttgCTGGCTGGTGCTAGCTCCACCAATATCAGGCTGGCTGCTGCTAGCTTCATAAGCTTTTAGGGAGAGATGGTTGCATCTGCCGCCAGCGATCAATTTTTGATCTAGGAAGAGAACTACAACCGAGATGTCGTCATGGAGCAGTCTCCTCTTTGTAATGTTGAGTTTCTTCAGCTCCCTGTATGACAACTTATGAGCATGCATTGCCCATCTCCTCAATGCTTTTTTCAACAGTTTCTTTGCTATTCCCTGCAGGAAACGGGGGAACTTGTTGTTGGACAGAATATAAGATTATGAACGAAGTCAAgggtgggtgtaggaatcataccTTACGCGACGAATTTAGAACCATGTCAACTGCTTCTTCATCGGCAACGTATTTCCACAGCCCATGAGAAGCAAATATAATGAATTTATCCTCCGGGAGAAGCTCCTGGTCGACTAGGGCCGGATTATACAAAATGATCGGCTTCTCAAACTTCTTATCCACCTTATATTCTTTCGCCAAATCAGGCCTTGTGTTGAACTCCCAGCTCTTCAGGTAAACATCGCCGATTGATCTTGAAGTCTGAGTTCAACAATATATATACATGATTTTGAGATTGAATTTCTAGAGGAAAGTAGTAACCAAATATGATGATTTTGAGATTGAATTTGTCACCCGAAGGATGCCCTTGACACGGTAGATTTTTCTTTCGTGATCGTATGGGACAATCATGGGATAGCGAGGATGCAGCTCTTTTAACTCCCGCCGGATAGATGGCAGATCTACGTTGTGGTCTGTCGATAAGGGGATGGCTTTGATATCTCGGTTGAGCTTTGGCCGCCTATATGGATTGACATCCAGGTACGATAGGTCGATTGGTCTGGGCTCCATGGGTGGGGAGAGAGGTCGGGGTGGTTGCTCCCAGGTCCATGGGATGGGTTGTTTCATGTAAACCAGTTGCCCCTGCATCGATGGGAGGCCTAGTTTTTGCTTAGCCTTTAGTTTGAGCTCTGCCACTTTCTCCCGGACCAATTGGACGGGTTGTTTATTCCTAGGCAGTTGCGCCAAGACCGCCCTAGAATCCCCGACATTTGCAACGTATACCCGTCCTTCTATTACCACGCCCACCAAACAGCTCGACCCCGCAGACAATAACTTTGGGAAAGCTACTGATTCATTCTGAACCAAGTTAGTATACTGTTCTTCTAAtgccaaaaatgataaatcaagaACATCACTTGACATTTCTCCAAGATCCGACGTTAATCCTGCATCACGTGAGTAACGAACGAATTAGCATTACTATCAGCATAGATTGTGTATGAATTATGATTGAATCCCAATTCACAATAATCTACTAGTAAAAGAGTAATGCTAGAATTCTGTTCAAGTAGATTGAAACCATCTTCAACTATTACCATAAAACATATATCCACTTGAACTAAAAGAGTAATAGGAATAATAGCACTCTGCCTAAGATAAAACAGATGATAAAGCAAGAACAACAAGCCTACTTTTCACAATTTCAAAGAGATGGTTTTTTATAAACTCGGAAGCATTGGGACCACCATGACCGTCGTAGATTCCAACGAATGTACCATAAGGGCTTGACGGATGCAATCTCATTGACCCCGACTCAACCTGGCTATGGCTTTGTACTTCATGATCGGATTTAACAGCCGCCATAGAGAAGTCCCCCCATTGATGGCGCCCGAGCCTGATTTCCGTATACTCTATATTGTTCGCAGGCTTGAAAATGCTGGCCAACATACTCTCCCTATTGCGTTATCCTACCTAAAGCCCACAACCACATCACAATATACAGAAAGTCAGCAAACCACATTCAATCCTAAAACACATACTAATATTATTGAGTTTCCTCCCAAAACCATCACAAtccaaaaaaatacaaaaagtttcaGCTGAATAAGTAAAATGCAGAAAATCACCAGTACATATTTCATCCAAGAAAAATACAACATTTTCTAATCAGGTTTCCTCCCAAAACCAGAAAAATCAGCTGCAGAAGTAGCCATTCCCCTCGTCCCGGAACTAGTAATAAACCAAAAACGCGGACGTAGAGGAACTCGTACAAGATCGTGGGGGAAACTTTTGAACTATCATTATTGATCTAAACCACacacaaaatatgcaaaaaaatcTCAAAGAAAACACATGCGCAAACCAAGAATCAGTTGcttaattcaattaaacaatatagTAAAACGCAGAAATGTACCTGGAATCAgtagagaaagggaaagagTATGCGCCTTCTTCGTCTTCCTTCTTCCTTTTCTTGTTTGCTATAACACTAATGCGGGAAAAAGATTGATCAAGAGAGAGAAAGCTAGTGTACAAGTATAACCAACTTTCAAATTATTGTTTACATTCTGCCCCCTTCTTAATCTGGAATTTCTTTTTTCGCCCCCGCTTCACTATTCGCTTTTTGAAAattcactcactcactcacataaaaataaataaattaattaatcttgTTTTGTATCTCTAATTATGACCACTTTCTAGTAAAATAGTACATCTCTAGTTTGCGTTTttcatattatatatttatatatggagagcgagagagagcacacgtaagaaaataaattaatcatattttatgttttaaatttgaacataaaaaaatgaagtggtCATATGTAAAAAAAGTGAATTAATCTTGTTTTGTTTGTctaatgataaatatatttattttgcgTTTTCTCTTAAAAAcacttattttataaaaactTATTTATGTCTTATTTGTTCAACCCAAATGAAATttctaattaattatattataatctATCTACCTAACCAATCGTGTCTTCGCCACTAGCCATCTTTTATGAGACGGTGAAATATAAaagatttattatattttaattttgtactaAATTCTATCATCTATATATAGTTTGCGTACAAAATGTACAATACAGATGAAAgttttttattagtttaaatTAATGATGAAACCTTTTAAACTAGAATGAACTTTTAAATTAGTTCCCAGAAAATATGCTTTGCCCATTTTAAATTCCTGAATTAGGAAAAATATTGCGATAGATCTCTGATttagaaaaattataaaacgtgtccttatatttcaattttatttttctctctaattaagAACCTGTTTTGTGACCTAAGACATGTGACAATATTTTTTCTAAT
This genomic interval from Salvia splendens isolate huo1 chromosome 13, SspV2, whole genome shotgun sequence contains the following:
- the LOC121761425 gene encoding probable protein phosphatase 2C 38 is translated as MLASIFKPANNIEYTEIRLGRHQWGDFSMAAVKSDHEVQSHSQVESGSMRLHPSSPYGTFVGIYDGHGGPNASEFIKNHLFEIVKRLTSDLGEMSSDVLDLSFLALEEQYTNLVQNESVAFPKLLSAGSSCLVGVVIEGRVYVANVGDSRAVLAQLPRNKQPVQLVREKVAELKLKAKQKLGLPSMQGQLVYMKQPIPWTWEQPPRPLSPPMEPRPIDLSYLDVNPYRRPKLNRDIKAIPLSTDHNVDLPSIRRELKELHPRYPMIVPYDHERKIYRVKGILRTSRSIGDVYLKSWEFNTRPDLAKEYKVDKKFEKPIILYNPALVDQELLPEDKFIIFASHGLWKYVADEEAVDMVLNSSRKGIAKKLLKKALRRWAMHAHKLSYRELKKLNITKRRLLHDDISVVVLFLDQKLIAGGRCNHLSLKAYEASSSQPDIGGASTSQQHKGKGKASSSQPDTGGASTSQQHKGKGKASTSQLHTGVASTSKQHADGDSSSTDRASSRSQPHIGEASISQTPTAISKSKTWPGFSRRRYET
- the LOC121760973 gene encoding probable protein phosphatase 2C 48, with protein sequence MAAIKSDHKVHGHSQVESGSTSLHPSGPYGTFVGIYDGHGGGPNASEFIKNQLFEIVKRLTSDLGEMSSDVLDLSFLAVDEQYTHLVQNESVAFPNLLSAGSSCLVGIVIGGRVYVANVGDSRAVLAQLPRPKPPVQLVREQVARLKRKVQESRQKQRIPSIRPPYSPPLELRPLVHSHLDYYPYRRPMLKRHIQAIPLLTDHCANLPYVRRELMELHPHDPRISEYDHPNDIYRVKGILLFSS